One window of Thermus islandicus DSM 21543 genomic DNA carries:
- a CDS encoding extracellular solute-binding protein, with translation MKAKGFMWYGLGALALLALTFGLKDLGALAQGGASLPPELDTAYIRDLAAKARAEGGVINSYGMPNDWANYGGIFAEFQRLFGIRQQDIDMGSAVVLSRMREEKASKNDIADLKPAFAMTLAEEGLTLPYRVTSWTALPEGQKGEGKDGSTWYAGYKGTLGWIVNTRLVKKVPRSWKELENPEYKGLIQYQDPRATGTGVATIMAAAYALTGDPYNYKAGVDFFARLHKLGVIGAVEPKVTTAKFERGEVGIFINYDYNLLAWKERFPFPTEVVIPQDGSLANGGGIIAARNAPHPNTAKLFLEFIFSRYGQSLFAKAFVSPIRPDVELPKEVAAKFPPKSAYAKVKFVDYKKEEAVSEALQKYYAETIR, from the coding sequence ATGAAAGCTAAGGGGTTCATGTGGTACGGCCTGGGCGCATTGGCGCTCCTCGCCCTCACTTTCGGCCTTAAAGACCTTGGCGCTTTGGCCCAGGGAGGGGCCTCCCTTCCCCCTGAACTGGACACCGCCTACATTCGCGACCTGGCCGCCAAGGCCCGGGCTGAGGGTGGGGTCATCAACTCTTACGGGATGCCCAACGACTGGGCCAACTACGGAGGCATCTTCGCTGAGTTCCAGCGGCTCTTCGGCATCCGGCAGCAGGACATTGACATGGGAAGCGCCGTGGTCTTGAGCCGGATGCGGGAGGAAAAGGCCAGCAAAAACGACATCGCCGACCTGAAACCGGCCTTCGCCATGACCCTGGCTGAGGAGGGCCTGACCCTGCCCTACCGGGTCACCTCCTGGACCGCCCTCCCCGAGGGGCAAAAGGGCGAGGGCAAGGATGGGTCCACCTGGTACGCGGGATACAAGGGCACTCTGGGTTGGATCGTGAACACGAGGCTGGTCAAAAAGGTGCCAAGGAGCTGGAAAGAGCTGGAAAACCCCGAGTACAAGGGCCTGATCCAGTACCAGGACCCCAGGGCCACCGGCACGGGCGTGGCCACCATCATGGCGGCCGCCTACGCCCTCACGGGGGACCCTTACAACTACAAGGCCGGGGTGGACTTCTTCGCCCGCTTGCACAAGCTTGGAGTGATCGGGGCGGTGGAGCCCAAGGTGACCACCGCCAAGTTTGAAAGGGGCGAGGTGGGGATCTTCATCAACTACGACTACAACCTCCTCGCCTGGAAGGAGCGCTTCCCCTTCCCCACCGAGGTGGTGATCCCCCAGGATGGCTCCCTGGCCAACGGCGGGGGCATCATCGCCGCCCGCAACGCCCCCCATCCCAACACCGCCAAGCTCTTCCTGGAGTTCATCTTCTCCCGGTACGGCCAATCCCTCTTCGCGAAAGCCTTTGTCTCTCCCATCCGGCCTGATGTGGAGCTCCCCAAGGAGGTAGCCGCCAAATTCCCGCCCAAGAGCGCCTACGCCAAGGTGAAGTTCGTAGACTACAAGAAGGAGGAGGCGGTGTCCGAAGCTCTCCAGAAATACTACGCGGAGACCATCCGCTAA
- a CDS encoding sugar phosphate isomerase/epimerase family protein — translation MILGFRPPKDPEEFLAYARVLSGKYSFIEIPGASAERLSGVALEAQAMGFRLTFHARYLDVYPASPEPAIREASLRILKEDLEWAARLGAELLNVHAGSIPWTDYPPRGLSPAHEALRATEKKLRAEALERALEAFAHLSRIALDLGLRLVLENLPAPQELPRTPEEMARFLEIPDLYFCLDLGHARMAGAPPEAFLEALGARLIHVHAHTNDGHYDLHLPPSPEEVRPFALRPCTLVVELPPREVGEYLEVYRSLASAGLVPEATGGGAA, via the coding sequence ATGATCCTGGGTTTCCGTCCCCCCAAGGACCCCGAGGAGTTCTTGGCCTACGCCCGGGTCCTTTCAGGAAAGTACAGCTTCATTGAGATCCCCGGGGCCTCGGCGGAAAGGCTTTCGGGGGTGGCCCTAGAGGCCCAGGCCATGGGCTTTCGCCTCACCTTCCACGCCCGCTACCTGGACGTCTACCCGGCCTCGCCGGAGCCAGCCATCCGGGAAGCTTCGCTGAGGATCCTTAAGGAAGACCTGGAGTGGGCCGCCCGCCTGGGAGCGGAGCTTCTCAACGTGCACGCCGGGAGCATCCCTTGGACGGACTACCCACCTAGGGGCCTCTCCCCGGCCCACGAGGCGTTGCGGGCGACGGAAAAGAAGCTCCGGGCAGAGGCCCTAGAGCGCGCCCTCGAGGCCTTCGCCCACCTCAGCCGGATCGCTTTGGATCTGGGGCTACGCCTGGTCCTGGAAAATCTCCCTGCCCCCCAAGAACTCCCCAGGACCCCGGAGGAGATGGCCCGCTTTCTGGAGATCCCCGATCTCTACTTCTGCCTGGACCTGGGCCACGCCCGCATGGCCGGGGCCCCTCCCGAGGCCTTCTTGGAGGCCTTGGGGGCCAGGCTCATCCATGTCCACGCCCACACCAACGATGGGCACTACGACTTGCATCTACCCCCCAGCCCCGAGGAAGTCCGCCCCTTCGCCCTTCGCCCTTGCACCCTGGTGGTGGAGCTCCCTCCCAGGGAGGTCGGGGAGTATCTGGAGGTCTACAGGAGCTTGGCCTCTGCGGGGCTTGTCCCCGAGGCAACAGGAGGTGGTGCAGCATGA
- a CDS encoding ABC transporter permease, translating to MRGERLLLLPGLLFLGLFFAYPLWALWERSLSSPEGLTLTRYARALTAPAYLEAWRNSLLFATASTLLAALGGIFVAYWTAGLPLRLKRLLLSLYAIPVSLSGLVVAFGFIVLLGRNGVVNQLLASLGLPRVDLYSWTGLLLVFPFYNIPLFALALMPLLESLGRELLEAARASGATPLQAWIRVLLPNLMPGILAGSAIVFAGMMGAFGTALALTGFAKNLLSLQIYSLVAESTFDLPQAAALAVVLMATTGLGLYLLALWERRWRR from the coding sequence ATGCGCGGCGAACGCCTGTTGCTTTTACCCGGGCTCCTCTTCCTGGGCCTCTTCTTCGCCTATCCCCTCTGGGCCCTTTGGGAGCGGAGCCTCTCCTCCCCAGAGGGCCTCACCCTCACCCGGTACGCTCGGGCCCTCACCGCCCCCGCCTACCTCGAGGCCTGGCGGAACTCGCTTCTCTTTGCCACGGCCTCTACCCTGCTTGCAGCTTTGGGCGGCATCTTTGTGGCCTACTGGACGGCAGGGCTTCCCCTCCGGCTTAAGCGCCTCCTCCTCTCCCTCTACGCTATCCCGGTCTCCCTTTCGGGGCTGGTGGTGGCCTTCGGTTTCATCGTCCTCCTGGGACGAAACGGGGTGGTGAACCAGCTTTTGGCCAGCCTGGGTCTCCCCCGCGTTGACCTTTACAGCTGGACGGGCCTCCTCCTGGTCTTCCCCTTCTACAACATCCCCCTCTTCGCCCTGGCCCTCATGCCGCTACTGGAGAGCTTGGGAAGAGAGCTCCTCGAGGCCGCCCGAGCTTCCGGGGCCACCCCTCTCCAGGCCTGGATACGGGTGCTCCTGCCCAACCTGATGCCCGGGATTCTGGCGGGAAGCGCCATCGTCTTTGCGGGAATGATGGGGGCCTTCGGCACTGCCTTGGCCCTTACGGGCTTTGCCAAGAATTTGCTCTCCCTACAGATCTATAGCCTCGTGGCCGAGAGCACCTTTGACCTACCCCAGGCTGC